A window of the Aeromicrobium phoceense genome harbors these coding sequences:
- a CDS encoding APC family permease, which produces MGETLLPKRIALPVFASDALSSVAYAPDEIFLTLSMGGLTAYAFNWQVGLAVVVVMLTVVASYRQNVRAYPSGGGDYEVATVNLGRNAGLTVASALMVDYVLTVAVSISSGVQNAAAALPFLKGHEAVTAVGLVALLTAMNLRGTKESGRAFAIPTYLFMIAIALMAGWGYIEYALGTLPEVESAKYDIAAEEPFTGAISGIAMAYLLARAFSSGCAALTGVEAISNGVPAFRKPKSRNAATTLLLLGTISIAMLMSIIVLADLMNLRYVEDPAHQLLLNGQPVGDGYEQETVIGQLAGALFHDVPPLFYFVIACTGIILVLAANTAFNGFPVLGSILARDGFLPRQLHTRGDRLAFSNGILALAAAASVLIVAFDAEVTKLIQLYIVGVFVSFTLSQLGMIRHWTRHLRTESDPGERNRMRRSRVVNAFGLAMTATVLVIVLITKFLAGAWIAILAMVIVFVVMRAIARHYDRVALELAVDEADVALPARVHGVVLVSKLHKPAMRAIAYARLAGSGTLEAVTVDLDPDETAELTRRWDELRVPIPLRVLDSPFREVVRPVMRYVKARRSQNPRDLVTVYVPEYVVGRWWEQLLHNQTALRLKARLLFVPGVLVVSVPFQLASAKRMAAVDSRPTAGDVRRGIGREER; this is translated from the coding sequence ATGGGCGAGACCCTGCTCCCCAAGCGGATCGCGCTGCCGGTGTTCGCCAGCGATGCTCTGTCGTCCGTGGCCTATGCGCCGGACGAGATCTTCCTGACCCTGTCGATGGGCGGACTGACGGCATACGCGTTCAACTGGCAGGTCGGCCTGGCGGTCGTCGTGGTCATGCTCACGGTGGTCGCCTCGTACCGCCAGAACGTGCGCGCCTACCCCAGCGGCGGTGGCGACTACGAGGTCGCGACCGTCAACCTGGGCCGCAACGCCGGTCTCACCGTGGCCAGTGCGCTCATGGTCGACTACGTGCTCACGGTCGCGGTCTCGATCTCCTCGGGTGTCCAGAACGCCGCCGCGGCGCTGCCGTTCCTCAAGGGTCACGAGGCCGTCACCGCCGTGGGGCTCGTGGCACTGCTCACCGCCATGAACCTGCGGGGCACGAAGGAGTCGGGTCGCGCGTTCGCGATCCCCACCTACCTGTTCATGATCGCGATCGCGCTGATGGCCGGCTGGGGCTACATCGAGTACGCGCTCGGCACGCTGCCCGAGGTCGAGAGCGCCAAGTACGACATCGCGGCCGAGGAGCCGTTCACCGGGGCGATCTCCGGGATCGCGATGGCCTACCTGCTGGCGCGCGCCTTCTCGTCCGGCTGTGCGGCGCTGACGGGCGTCGAGGCGATCAGCAACGGCGTCCCGGCCTTCCGCAAGCCGAAGAGCCGCAACGCGGCCACGACCCTGCTGCTGCTCGGGACGATCTCCATCGCGATGCTGATGAGCATCATCGTGCTCGCCGACCTGATGAACCTGCGCTACGTCGAGGACCCGGCCCACCAGCTGCTCCTCAACGGTCAGCCGGTCGGGGACGGGTACGAGCAGGAGACGGTGATCGGCCAGCTCGCCGGGGCGCTCTTCCACGACGTCCCGCCGCTGTTCTACTTCGTCATCGCGTGCACGGGCATCATCCTCGTGCTCGCGGCGAACACCGCGTTCAACGGCTTCCCGGTCCTCGGCTCGATCCTCGCGCGCGACGGGTTCCTGCCGCGCCAGCTGCACACCCGCGGCGACCGGCTGGCCTTCAGCAACGGCATCCTGGCCCTCGCGGCGGCGGCCTCGGTGCTCATCGTGGCGTTCGACGCCGAGGTCACCAAGCTGATCCAGCTCTACATCGTCGGGGTCTTCGTCTCGTTCACGCTGAGCCAGCTCGGGATGATCCGGCACTGGACGCGCCACCTGCGGACCGAGTCCGACCCGGGGGAGCGGAACCGGATGCGGCGCTCGCGCGTCGTCAACGCGTTCGGCCTGGCGATGACGGCCACGGTCCTCGTGATCGTGCTCATCACCAAGTTCCTCGCCGGGGCGTGGATCGCGATCCTGGCGATGGTGATCGTGTTCGTGGTCATGCGCGCCATCGCCCGCCACTACGACCGCGTGGCGCTCGAGCTCGCGGTGGATGAAGCCGACGTCGCGCTGCCGGCCCGTGTCCACGGCGTCGTGCTCGTCAGCAAGCTGCACAAGCCGGCCATGCGAGCGATCGCCTACGCGCGGCTGGCCGGCTCCGGCACGCTCGAGGCGGTCACGGTCGACCTCGATCCCGACGAGACCGCCGAGCTGACGCGTCGCTGGGACGAGCTCCGGGTGCCGATCCCGCTGCGCGTGCTCGACTCGCCCTTCCGCGAGGTCGTGCGTCCGGTCATGCGGTACGTGAAGGCGCGGCGCTCGCAGAACCCGCGCGACCTCGTCACGGTCTACGTCCCCGAGTACGTCGTCGGCCGCTGGTGGGAGCAGTTGCTGCACAACCAGACCGCCCTGCGCCTCAAGGCCCGCCTGCTCTTCGTGCCGGGCGTGCTCGTCGTCAGCGTGCCGTTCCAGCTGGCCTCGGCGAAGCGGATGGCTGCGGTCGACTCGCGCCCGACGGCCGGCGACGTCCGGCGCGGCATAGGCAGGGAGGAGCGATGA